From the Moorena sp. SIOASIH genome, the window GCCAACATGACATAGTGTTACTTTTAATGTAACATAATGTTAAGAATACTTTTTATATGTAAAGGATTATGTTATATTTGGAAATTTTATCCAGAGATAAGCTATTCTTATCGGTGCCTGCAATGGATTTGTGATATAATTAACCACTTACCGGATCAGGTAAGTGTCGGCTTCAAGGCAACCCTAGCTATTCCTTGTGCTTTTATGCTCTGGTAAAGTCTTTGCTGACTTGGTGTGGGATGTCACAATAGAGATCTAACTCAGATCTAAGAGCAGTTTTCACCTTTGATAGCCCCATACTTAATTTGGGGGTAAGCTGAGAATAAGCTGTTGCTCTAATCAAGGCAGTGGTTTACTGATTTGAAAACTGCTATTAGGAGATCTAATCTTGCTCTTGCTCTGATGATTACCATCAATCTCTTTTGATTGGCCGTTCTGATAAGGAAAAATTGCCGTGGAAGCTGGGAATCAGCAAAGGATTTTAGGCTATTTTATTGAAGAAGCGAAAGAACACCTGGAAACCATTGAACAGGGACTGTTAAATCTGGGCTCAGTGGTCAATGAACCAGAGACGGTTAATGAATTGTTTCGCGCTGCTCATTCTGTTAAAGGCGGGGCGGCGATGTTGGGGTTTACAAGTATTCAAAAGACTGCCCATCGTTTAGAGGATTCTTTCAAAGTACTTCAAGAGAATAAGATTCAGGTTGATCAACAGCTGGAGACTCTGTTTTTAAAGAGTTATGATACCCTCAAAGCTTTGATTGATCTGTTGGAAGGACCGTTTGGGTTTGAGCAAAGTGAAGCAGAAAAAATTCTAAAAGCAGCTCAGCCAGGCTTTGAACAATTACAGAATTATCTCAAAACTTTGGTCAGTGGTGAGAGTCAATTACCAGCGGCAATGGCTTCTAGCTCTGCTGCTGAAAAAGCGATTCGTTCTGATCAAGTTTCGACTAGCAAAGCTTCTTCTTCAGCAAAAGGTAAATTTCCCCCAGACTTTGGTCCGAAGGTGATTAGCCTGCTTAAAGATATGCTAGAGCTGTTTAAACAATCTTCCACACCAACCAATCGCCAACAACTTCAAAAGCTTTGTAAGCGTCTGGCTCAACTGGGGGCTGGGATTGGTAGTTGGCATAAATTAGTGGGAGTTTGCCATAAAGCGATCGCAAATCCTCAAAACTCCTATATCCAGTTAGCACCATTAGTGATCAAAGAACTCAAGGAAGCCAGTGACCAGTTGCAAGCAGCACAGGGTAATCTAGAGGAGTTGCGAAAGGCAGCGGCTGCGATCGCTCCGAGTTCAGCACTGCAAAAACTAGCAGCTGTAGGATCCACTGGGGCAAACCGAACCACTAAGGGTAAGGAAATTACGATTGTGCTAGAACCAAAAGCCGCCGCCAAGGTACTCATCCAAGCCTTTGATAAACCCCAGCTGTCAAAACTAGTTAAGTTACTGATTCCAGCAACTCGTGCTTCTTCCTAGCCCAACAAGCTGGGTTTTTTCATTACCTTCCTAAGTACCGTGATGCCAGCTGCATGGCATCATAAATATCCACATCCCCATCCCCATCAGCATCTAGAAAGCCACTGAGTACAGAATTAGAACCAAGGGGATTCTGAGTATTGGTGCCAGTCTTGAGGAAATTCAACACCACGGGTACCAGGGTTGGTAGCATAGCTTGAATGATACCAGCATTAATGCCTGTCTTGCTAGTAATTTCTCCAACAAGCTCCTGAATCTGAGGCGCACTAAAGAGCATATTGACCACTTGAGAACTAGCACCAATGCCACCAAATTGATTAACTAGTGCTTGTACCTGCTCATCTCCTTCATTTCTGCGCTTTTGTTGCAGCGCTGAACGCACATACTTACCTACAATTGAGGTGGCAGATTGCACCGCTGAGGGATTGGTGTGATGGTTACCACTCAACTGCTGTACCGTGTCCAGAATATCCCCTAGCTGACTAGAACTAGCTTGTTGTGTAGGACTATTAATGGCACTGAGAATAGTATTGAATAAGTTCATTGTTTTTTTTACCGATTTAAACAGTCAGATTTATTCAGATTTAAACAGTTATTTCCAAAATCAATTATAAATTACTGATTTAGTTTCCCAGTATAGCTGATAGCTGACTACTTAACGTCAAGTCCCCTCCACTAAACCCTTCGAGTTAGTCAGGGCTTCCTGTCTCCTTCACTGTTGCCTCAATCCACACTTATTAAAGGTCTTATACACAGAGGTCATTAGACAGCGGATCGGGCTGATGGAAATCGGGGAATAATTGTCGGATATTCTAACATTAATAATTAAAACCTATCATATCTTCCATGCCCCTGCCACGCCTACTAACTCTAATTATTGGTCTCATTATTATTCTGGGGCTAATGCTTTGGTTGATTAATGGTCTGTACCAACTGTATATCCAAATTTCCTTTACTGCTCCGGTACTGGCTAATTTAGTGCTGCTGTTGGTGATCACCTTGCTAGGGCTACTAATATGGGCCTTAATCTACACCATGGGGTTATTTGGTAAATCCCGAAAACGGCCAGGTAAAGGTCGTTTGGAACCTAAAGCCCCGGAGGTAAAAACTGAAGCAGCAGAAGAAACCCTTAAAGCAGTAAGGCAACAGGTCAAACAGATTCAGGATGAAGTGTCACGGCAAGCCATGCTGCGTCGCTCTGAAGAAATTGAAGCTATCCTCTCCCGTGGGGAACTGTTAGTGGTAGTGTTTGGTACTGGCTCAGCGGGGAAAACCTCTCTAGTGAATGCTTTGATTGGTCGGATGGTGGGTGAAGTCGGTGCCCCCATGGGAACGACGGAAGTTGGGGAAACCTACAAACTAAAGCTGAAGGGATTAGAACGCCCGATTCTGATTACTGATACACCAGGAATTTTAGAATCTGGTGTGGTTGGGACTCAGCGAGAGCAATGGGCACGACATCTAGCAACGGAAGCGGATTTGTTGTTGTTCGTGGTGGATAACGATTTACGACACTCAGAGTATGATCCATTCCGAAAGTTGGCAGAGATTGGGAAGCGATCGCTTCTTGTGTTCAATAAAATTGACTTGTACACGGAACAAGACTCCGAAAGGGTTCTAGCACGATTGCGCCAGCGAGTAAGGGGCTTTATTCCTGCTTCAGATGTAGTTGCGATCGCAGCCAATCCCCAGCCTGTTACCCTAGAAAATGGTCAACTTTGCCAACCTGAACCGGAAATTTTGCCCTTAATCCGTCGTTTAGCTGCTGTATTAAGAGCAGAGGGAGAAGAGTTGATTGCTGATAACATTCTGCTACAATCCCAACGCTTAGGCCAAGAAGCTCGACAAATCCTTGACAAGCAACGCAGGCGACAAGCAGACAAAGTGGTGGAAAGGTTCCAGTGGATTGGGGCCAGTGTAATTTCTCTGACTCCTTTACCCGTGGTGGATTTGTTAGCAACTGCAGCAGTCAATGCCCAAATGGTGGTTGAAATTGGCAAAATCTACGGCTGTGAACTGAATATGGAACGGGGTAGGGAATTAGCCCTATCCTTGGGAAAAACCTTAGCTAGTTTGGGCATTGTCAAGGGAGCGATTCAAATCCTTAGCACTACACTAAGACTGAATCTTGCCACCTATGTTGTCGGCAAAGCCATTCAGGGGGTAACTGCTGCTTATCTAATCCGAATTGCTGGGAAAAGCTTTATTGAATACTTCCGCAATGACCAAGACTGGGGAGATGGAGGGATGAGTGAAGTGGTCCAAAAGCAGTTTCAGTTAAACCAGCGGGATGAGTTTATTAAAGCTTTTGTGAGTGAAGCGATCGCAAAAGTGGTCCAACCTCTTACAGGAAAATCAGAAGCCCAATCACCAATGGATGAAGGGGACGAAACTAAGGACAAAGGAAGCAAATCCTAAACTCCAGCCATTATGGCTATCAAATCGACTCAAATTCTTGTTTAATGAAATAGAGTAGATTCAATGTTTTCTCCAGCCCCCATGCCCCTCACATCAATGGGGGATTTCTTTTTGTATATCGTTTTATATATCGTTTTCTCAAGGATACGAATCGACTACCTATAGTCAAAGCATCAGGTAGCGAGTTTCACCCTGCCCCTATGTACAGCGTGGAGCAATCTGTCGATGGAGTCTCGCTCTTCGGAGGTGAGTGAATCCTCCAATAGTGCTGCCATCAATCCATATCGATCAGCAAGAGTAATTTTTCCAGAGCTGCTAACTTTAGCAAATAGTTCTGGTATAGCACCGGGAATAAGACGAACTGGAGCCAACATTAGATTAGAAGGTAATGGCTATTGTTTATATTTGTAACCTTTTTCCGGAGCTTGGGGGTGTGGGGCTATACCCCCTGTTATATCAAGTCTGGTTGGGCACCCATAATCTTAGGGAGGGTGGGGAGAAAGGTCGGTGTGGGGAGATGGGAAGATGGGGGAGATTTTTATGAAGGGTAATTATCCAGATATGATATCAGAAGTCAGGATTCAGGAGTCATAATCATTGATTTTAAATTAATTTTTCGATAAATTGGGAAAAAATAAGCAAATATATGTTTATACTACTGCTATGCTGGCTTAATTATTCTGCTGAATGCTTCTAGGGAAACCTTACTACTGAGCCAAGAGTGCTTTAGCCTTTTGCCAGAGAGCCTCCAACTCATCTAAGGTGTAATCAGACAGTGGGCGTTCAGCCAATGCTTCCACTTGGGCTAACCTTTCAATAAACCGTGCCTGGGTTCCCTGCAAAGCAGCTGAAGGGTCAAGGTCATACCAACGCGCTATATTAATCAGAGTAAACAGTACGTCTCCCAATTCTGCTTCCTGGTGGGCTTTATCCTCCTGTTCAAGTGCTTGTTGAAACTCAGCCAATTCTTCGTGAAACTTATCCCAAACTCCCTCAACATTATCCCACTCAAACCCACCACTAGCGGCCTTTTTCGATATCTTCATCCCAGCCATTAGAGGGGGAAGGGTTTTACTATAGCGACTCAGTTTACGACTTAATAATTGCTTATCCGCAACGGTTTCTCCTTTCTCTGCTGCCTTAATGTCCTCCCAGTTTTGACGCACCTCCTCGACATTATCAACCTGGACATCACCGAACACATGGGGATGACGGCGGATTAGCTTTTGAGTAATCCCCTGAGCTACCTCGGTCAAGGTAAACTGACCTTGCTCACTACTAATTTGAGCTTGCAGAACTACCTGCAATAACAAATCACCCAACTCCTCTGCGATCGCATTTTCATTCTCACTGCGAATCGCATCGACTACTTCATAAGCTTCTTCAATTACATAAGGAATTAGGGACTGAGGGGTCTGAGCCAAATCCCAAGGACAACCACCCTCAGGCGATCGCAATCTGGCCACCACATCAATCAACTCTTGTAAAGCCGCCAACATCGACACCTGATCAACTGGCTGAGCTTGTTCCGGGGAAGTAGACATAAAACCGAAAAGCGAAACGCAACTTAATTATTCTTAACGAAATCTACCACTAATGCCAAATTTTACGTAAGCATTCAGCTATCAGCTATCAGCTATCAGCTATCAGCTATTAGCTATCAGCTTATGCCCATGCTACTTGAAGTGCTATCAGCTTTCAGGCGCTTTAACTGTACGGGGTCGGATCAGTAAAGCGAGCAGGGATTTTCAACCAGCCGTACCAGCACCCCCCACCTTGTTTACTACCTCCCGTTGATTAGCTGACGGCTGACAGCTGATAGCTGTTGGCGTAGCCTGCGCGTAGCGCATATGCTTACCTTTTGCCTTTGCGTGCTTTGCGTCTTTGTGGTTTAGTCTTACCCGCACCCCTGCCCTTGCTCCTCCCTTGCTTGCCAGACCATAACCCCTTGATTCCCCCTTTTTTAAACTCCTTATAAGCGGAACTTCCCCAATCACTGACAAAATGCGCGATCGCACCCAACTCCAATCCCACCACAAAGGCCATCAACCAGGTACGATATTCCCACACCCTACCGCCCAGCCCTTGAATCAGCTCCAGCCAACGATCTGGTTCATCTTGGAATAGCTGAAACACCAGCAATCCCACACCCCCAAACAAGACGATCCAATTGGCTAGATAAAGCAGTCGCAAAATTGTCCCAATCACTGGTCCATGAGAAAAAATAGAACGGTGAGGCACCATCCTCTGATAAGGGATCCAAATCCAGCGCAACCAGCCCCAACGCTTAAAGGGTCGAGAGTATAGATCTAAATCAGGGCTAAACATCAAGCCACCGAACAGGAACCCTCCAGCTACAATCAAGGTCAAATCACTACTCCGGGTTACTACCAGGCTCAAAACCGTGACTACTGGCAAACTCCACAAGGTTATGCGATCATGTATATAGCCAGAGGACATATTTTTTATAGTTGTTGTCGTCTTTGGAAAAATATGCTATAGTAAGTAAGTATTGCATACGGGCGGTTAGCTCAGCGGTAGAGCGCCTGCCTTACAAGCAGGACGTCACTGGTTCGAATCCAGTACTGCCCATGTCCGTTAAATGCCAAGGTTAAACTCCAAGGTTATTGGTACCGGTGAAGCCTAGGTACTTACAGAAGTTGGAGTTTGCAGCAGTAGGGGTTATGGGATAGAGAAATAGAAATACGAATAAGTGCCCTCGTGGATACTACCACAAGGAGCGAGATGGTGTTATGGAAATTCCTAAACTATCGCCCTTTCAACAAGAATCAATTCTACAGACCCAGGAGGTAAGAACGTAAGCATTCAGCTGTCAGCTATCAGCTAATGCGCTACGCGCACGGTACTTGAGGTGCTAGCAGACGCGAGAACTGCACGGGGTCGGATGAGTAAAACGAGCAGGGATTTTCAACCAGCCAGCCGTACGAACTCGTAAGCTTGTTTACTACCTCCCGTTGATTAGCATCATAGCTAAGGGCTGATAGCTGACGGCTGACGGCTGACGGCTGACGCCTGAATGCTTACATGCAAGCTTCATAGCGATTATTTGATACTAAATTATCATAGCCACACTGGGAGAGCTATTTTCCTTGAGCTGTTTGTAGTCTTGAAGTTGCTTTTCCAGCTCAACATGCAGGTGATCAATATCCTCTTTTTCGAGGATTTCTAATATAGCTAGATTCAAGTTTTGCTGGGCAGCAAAGTAAAGGTTGGGATCAATCACAAATACCCTAACTATAATCACACGAGCATTCTCTTCAATGTGGGAAAATAAAACTAACATGTTCTGCTTGTGCAAGCCATCGATAGACGGAATTTTTTCTTCAATAGCCTGACAAACTCGGCTAGTTTGCTCAGCCGAAATCCCATCAACTTTCAGAGTTAAATTTATGCCCCACTCAAAGGTATCGCCAGTCTTCTGGGACCAATTTTCCACAACGCCAGCAATCATTTTAGAATTGGGAACTTTTTTGATAGAACCCCACTCAGTCAGACGAAGCTGTGTACTTCTCAGACCAATACTGACTATCTGAACAAAACCATTGACTCCGTCAACTCCTACCCAGTCACCGGGTTTATAGAGACCATCAGCGTAGATAATCACCGTACAAAACCAGTCATAGATAATGTCTTTCAATAACAAACCTAAGGCGACACCTGC encodes:
- a CDS encoding Hpt domain-containing protein — protein: MEAGNQQRILGYFIEEAKEHLETIEQGLLNLGSVVNEPETVNELFRAAHSVKGGAAMLGFTSIQKTAHRLEDSFKVLQENKIQVDQQLETLFLKSYDTLKALIDLLEGPFGFEQSEAEKILKAAQPGFEQLQNYLKTLVSGESQLPAAMASSSAAEKAIRSDQVSTSKASSSAKGKFPPDFGPKVISLLKDMLELFKQSSTPTNRQQLQKLCKRLAQLGAGIGSWHKLVGVCHKAIANPQNSYIQLAPLVIKELKEASDQLQAAQGNLEELRKAAAAIAPSSALQKLAAVGSTGANRTTKGKEITIVLEPKAAAKVLIQAFDKPQLSKLVKLLIPATRASS
- a CDS encoding GTP-binding protein; translation: MPLPRLLTLIIGLIIILGLMLWLINGLYQLYIQISFTAPVLANLVLLLVITLLGLLIWALIYTMGLFGKSRKRPGKGRLEPKAPEVKTEAAEETLKAVRQQVKQIQDEVSRQAMLRRSEEIEAILSRGELLVVVFGTGSAGKTSLVNALIGRMVGEVGAPMGTTEVGETYKLKLKGLERPILITDTPGILESGVVGTQREQWARHLATEADLLLFVVDNDLRHSEYDPFRKLAEIGKRSLLVFNKIDLYTEQDSERVLARLRQRVRGFIPASDVVAIAANPQPVTLENGQLCQPEPEILPLIRRLAAVLRAEGEELIADNILLQSQRLGQEARQILDKQRRRQADKVVERFQWIGASVISLTPLPVVDLLATAAVNAQMVVEIGKIYGCELNMERGRELALSLGKTLASLGIVKGAIQILSTTLRLNLATYVVGKAIQGVTAAYLIRIAGKSFIEYFRNDQDWGDGGMSEVVQKQFQLNQRDEFIKAFVSEAIAKVVQPLTGKSEAQSPMDEGDETKDKGSKS
- the mazG gene encoding nucleoside triphosphate pyrophosphohydrolase, producing MSTSPEQAQPVDQVSMLAALQELIDVVARLRSPEGGCPWDLAQTPQSLIPYVIEEAYEVVDAIRSENENAIAEELGDLLLQVVLQAQISSEQGQFTLTEVAQGITQKLIRRHPHVFGDVQVDNVEEVRQNWEDIKAAEKGETVADKQLLSRKLSRYSKTLPPLMAGMKISKKAASGGFEWDNVEGVWDKFHEELAEFQQALEQEDKAHQEAELGDVLFTLINIARWYDLDPSAALQGTQARFIERLAQVEALAERPLSDYTLDELEALWQKAKALLAQ
- a CDS encoding metal-binding protein, which produces MSSGYIHDRITLWSLPVVTVLSLVVTRSSDLTLIVAGGFLFGGLMFSPDLDLYSRPFKRWGWLRWIWIPYQRMVPHRSIFSHGPVIGTILRLLYLANWIVLFGGVGLLVFQLFQDEPDRWLELIQGLGGRVWEYRTWLMAFVVGLELGAIAHFVSDWGSSAYKEFKKGGIKGLWSGKQGRSKGRGAGKTKPQRRKARKGKR
- a CDS encoding mechanosensitive ion channel domain-containing protein, giving the protein MENLNSTINLIKERIFDSDFQLANIPVYKILMVVVILLLTHICRGLFTAIIIDRIERLTSATESTLDDEFIKILRAPLGWLIWLAGLWLVHSVVGTHLSAEQNQKIPEILFVSALFIVTYILYRAAPLLGELLAGLAAHTETELDDLFVPYFPRLFQTAAILIAVIKASEILLGASAGALIGLVGGAGVALGLLLKDIIYDWFCTVIIYADGLYKPGDWVGVDGVNGFVQIVSIGLRSTQLRLTEWGSIKKVPNSKMIAGVVENWSQKTGDTFEWGINLTLKVDGISAEQTSRVCQAIEEKIPSIDGLHKQNMLVLFSHIEENARVIIVRVFVIDPNLYFAAQQNLNLAILEILEKEDIDHLHVELEKQLQDYKQLKENSSPSVAMII